A single region of the Paramicrobacterium fandaimingii genome encodes:
- a CDS encoding iron-siderophore ABC transporter substrate-binding protein: MSRRTTTATAVTFAALTALVLTGCGTTSVEASGDDTSNEAVSQSCENDETTTSTDPVSLTDDLDRTVTLDKPAERVAVLEWQQTEDLLSLCVTPVAVADAEGYSTWDTAEALPEGVADVGTRQEPNLDAIFGADPDLVIVEVSSPDDEIVSQLEAYDVPVLATVGADAADPIQHMKDTFSLIADATGRSERADVVLDGFDTALADAKAAVGDADLATTDFVYFDGWVQGGNVAIRPFGQGSLFGELGEELGLTNVWEGEVDPTYGLGQTDVEGLVEVGDAMMFYTGTDDPESDSIVDLLADNEIWTSLPAVENGETYAFPTGIWTFGGPRSAEQAIDAYVELLTA, from the coding sequence ATGTCACGACGCACCACTACAGCCACCGCCGTCACATTCGCGGCCCTGACCGCCCTTGTGTTGACGGGGTGCGGAACCACATCGGTCGAAGCTTCGGGCGACGACACGTCGAACGAAGCCGTCTCTCAGTCGTGCGAGAACGACGAGACGACAACATCGACGGATCCTGTCTCGCTCACGGACGATCTCGACCGCACGGTGACGCTCGACAAGCCGGCCGAGCGCGTCGCCGTTCTCGAGTGGCAGCAGACCGAAGACCTTCTCTCACTATGCGTGACGCCCGTGGCCGTCGCCGATGCCGAGGGCTACTCCACGTGGGACACCGCCGAAGCCTTGCCTGAGGGTGTGGCCGACGTCGGCACGCGGCAAGAGCCCAACCTCGACGCCATCTTCGGCGCCGACCCCGACCTGGTGATCGTCGAGGTGTCCTCGCCCGATGACGAGATCGTTTCGCAGCTTGAGGCATACGACGTTCCGGTGCTCGCGACTGTGGGGGCGGATGCTGCTGATCCCATCCAGCACATGAAAGACACCTTCTCACTGATCGCGGATGCGACGGGACGAAGTGAGCGCGCCGACGTGGTGCTCGACGGCTTCGACACGGCGCTCGCCGACGCGAAGGCCGCGGTCGGCGATGCCGACCTGGCGACGACGGACTTCGTCTACTTCGACGGCTGGGTTCAGGGCGGCAATGTCGCCATCAGGCCGTTCGGCCAGGGCTCGCTCTTCGGTGAACTGGGTGAAGAGCTCGGACTCACAAACGTCTGGGAGGGCGAGGTCGATCCGACGTATGGCCTCGGCCAGACCGACGTCGAGGGTCTCGTCGAGGTGGGCGACGCCATGATGTTCTACACCGGAACCGACGACCCCGAGTCAGACAGCATCGTCGACCTGCTCGCCGACAATGAGATCTGGACGTCACTTCCCGCCGTCGAGAACGGCGAGACCTACGCGTTCCCCACGGGGATCTGGACGTTTGGCGGCCCGCGCTCTGCCGAGCAGGCGATTGACGCCTACGTCGAACTGCTCACCGCGTAA
- a CDS encoding type II toxin-antitoxin system Phd/YefM family antitoxin, which yields MAEVTARELRHNMASVLRRVEAGEPLTITSLGRPVAELKPMRAKRRTPIPREELIRRLSRHQADPGLRSDLTSLVGETTDDRGKCRW from the coding sequence ATGGCCGAAGTCACAGCTCGCGAGCTCCGCCACAATATGGCAAGTGTGCTCCGGAGAGTGGAAGCAGGCGAGCCTCTGACGATTACCTCGCTCGGCCGCCCAGTCGCAGAGTTGAAGCCTATGCGCGCAAAGCGCCGCACGCCGATCCCTCGGGAGGAGCTCATTCGACGACTGAGCCGTCACCAGGCTGATCCCGGTCTCCGAAGCGATCTGACGTCGCTGGTGGGCGAGACCACAGACGATCGCGGTAAGTGCCGCTGGTGA
- a CDS encoding FBP domain-containing protein → MHPISEKQIRSSFINASKRERSALTLPENVDSLDWDALDFLGWRDTKFPKQGYVIALVDDELVGVALRLADGATRTRPQCSWCEDVHLPNEVVFFVAKRAGDAGRKGDTVGTLACANFECNVNARRLPRTAYVGFDVEAARQQRIAAMRVNVTRFIRSVRDGS, encoded by the coding sequence ATGCACCCGATCTCCGAAAAGCAGATTCGTTCATCGTTCATCAACGCGTCAAAACGCGAGCGCTCGGCACTGACGCTGCCCGAGAATGTCGACTCCCTCGACTGGGATGCTCTTGATTTTCTCGGGTGGCGTGACACGAAGTTTCCCAAGCAGGGGTACGTCATCGCCCTCGTCGATGACGAGCTCGTCGGCGTTGCGCTGCGGCTGGCCGACGGCGCCACCCGCACGCGGCCGCAGTGCTCCTGGTGCGAAGACGTTCACCTTCCCAACGAGGTTGTGTTCTTCGTCGCGAAGCGCGCCGGTGACGCTGGGCGCAAGGGCGACACCGTCGGAACCCTGGCGTGCGCAAACTTCGAGTGCAACGTCAATGCGCGCCGACTGCCGCGCACAGCGTACGTCGGGTTCGACGTCGAGGCCGCGCGGCAGCAGCGCATTGCGGCCATGCGCGTCAACGTCACGCGGTTCATCAGGTCGGTGCGCGACGGCAGTTGA
- a CDS encoding alpha/beta hydrolase, protein MNSDQATIAGVRHETAAVNGTHLHYVTAGDEGTPVLLVHGFPETWWAFRALIPLLAATHRVYAVDLRGFGDSDVASDSYSSAVAAADLQALIEHLFVGPMHVVGQDLSGSAVFRLAATHPENVLSLTAIEAGLAGFGAEGLADVTHGGVWYIGALAAPGIASLLFEQHAEAFIGEHLYPFYGVAEAAVTSKDATEYARSYGRPGGFSGAVGLYRGMLAEGEQLHLLAQNAPLTMPVTAIGSAGGAFTHRTFDSVTKGDVASVQLDGVGHYVAQEAPRLLADALIKAFAASAP, encoded by the coding sequence ATGAATTCTGACCAGGCAACAATCGCCGGTGTTCGACACGAAACGGCAGCCGTGAACGGCACGCATCTGCACTACGTCACGGCCGGTGACGAGGGCACCCCCGTGCTTCTCGTTCACGGATTCCCCGAAACGTGGTGGGCATTTCGCGCGCTCATCCCGCTTCTCGCGGCCACACACCGTGTTTACGCAGTGGATCTACGAGGCTTCGGCGACTCAGATGTCGCAAGCGACAGCTATTCGAGCGCGGTCGCGGCTGCGGATCTTCAAGCCCTGATCGAGCATCTGTTTGTCGGTCCGATGCATGTCGTCGGGCAAGACCTCAGTGGCAGTGCGGTGTTCCGGCTCGCCGCAACTCACCCCGAGAACGTCTTGAGTCTTACAGCAATCGAGGCGGGGCTTGCCGGCTTCGGCGCTGAGGGACTGGCAGACGTCACACACGGGGGTGTCTGGTATATCGGTGCCCTTGCGGCTCCCGGTATTGCCAGTCTGCTCTTTGAGCAGCACGCCGAAGCCTTTATCGGGGAGCATCTCTACCCTTTCTATGGAGTTGCCGAAGCGGCAGTGACCTCCAAAGACGCCACAGAGTATGCCCGCAGTTATGGACGCCCTGGCGGGTTTTCTGGCGCGGTGGGCTTGTACCGCGGAATGCTCGCCGAGGGGGAGCAGCTGCACTTACTCGCGCAGAACGCCCCGTTGACGATGCCCGTGACAGCCATCGGCTCCGCAGGCGGTGCGTTTACGCACCGAACATTCGACAGCGTCACGAAAGGAGACGTTGCCTCCGTTCAGCTTGATGGCGTCGGCCACTATGTGGCGCAGGAAGCCCCGCGGCTGCTCGCCGATGCCCTGATCAAGGCATTTGCTGCGAGCGCCCCGTGA
- a CDS encoding MarR family winged helix-turn-helix transcriptional regulator produces MSRGGADLALLLLGGFRFMADTATDRLAERGHVGVRPAHDFALRAIAAGAGTISEVGRRTSVSKQAAAKTLAFLEESGYVRRTADPHDRRRARLTVTDRGNSLMSEGEAVFDELRAEWEALVGRDRVADLQSALVRLLGTENSILDSMTRDDPTA; encoded by the coding sequence ATGTCTCGAGGTGGTGCTGATCTCGCTCTTCTACTGCTCGGCGGTTTTCGGTTTATGGCAGACACGGCAACGGATCGCCTTGCCGAGCGAGGGCACGTCGGCGTGAGGCCCGCGCATGATTTCGCCTTGCGCGCCATTGCTGCGGGAGCCGGGACCATCTCGGAGGTGGGGAGGCGCACATCGGTTTCCAAACAGGCCGCGGCGAAGACCCTGGCGTTTCTCGAAGAGAGCGGCTACGTCCGTCGCACAGCTGACCCCCACGACCGCCGACGCGCGCGATTGACCGTGACCGATCGCGGGAATTCGCTCATGAGCGAGGGTGAGGCGGTATTCGACGAGCTCCGGGCCGAGTGGGAAGCGCTCGTCGGCCGCGACCGCGTCGCCGACCTGCAGAGCGCTCTTGTGCGACTGCTCGGAACCGAGAATTCGATCCTCGACAGCATGACGAGGGATGATCCGACCGCGTAA
- a CDS encoding proline dehydrogenase family protein: MSTSQTSASNATQPQTRPQDLADDAIALAKRWLSEAADIPADASGERLAGVLSDPNGLAFTVGFVDGVVRPEDLHAAAKKLKELTPLTPQFLPAALRGAIGLGGAFAKPLPQIVVPIARRVLREMVSHLIIDASDAKLGPAIAKIKKDDVGLNINLLGEAILGEHEAERRIAGTKALLARKDVDYVSIKVSSTVAPHNHWAFNEAVERIQNHLAPLLEQAKNASPQKFINLDMEEYKDLDLTLAVFTGILDRPEFKQLEAGIVLQAYLPDALGAMMHLQEWAAQRVADGGAPIKVRLVKGANLPMEHVDAAIHGWPAATWDTKQGSDTSYKAVLDYALHPERIRNLRVGVAGHNLFDVALAWLLAKARGAQDGVDFEMLLGMATGQAEVVKRDVGSLLLYTPVVHPQEFDVAIAYLIRRLEEGASHENFMSAVFELNESETLFEREKQRFLASLADLEAITGDGDVESFDVPKPSRQQDRRDYDEAGAEARIETRIAAGRNGEFENTPDTDPDLDGNREWGRAIANRMAESALGVAQVEAAHISDEASLNDAIERGISAADAWQALGADERARILYRAGEKLEERRADLLEVAGSEAGKTLDQGDPEVSEAIDFANYYAMLGQQLEQVDGASHTSKKLVAVIPPWNFPIAIPAGGTLAGLASGASVIIKPASNSARTGAVMVEALWDAGVPRDVLQLAQFSDRELASKLVSDERVDRLILTGSYETASTFRELRQDLPILAETSGKNAIIVTPNADLDLAAKDVAQSAFGHAGQKCSAASLVILVGSVAKSKRFRSQLLDAVQSLKVGTPEHLSTQMGPVITAPSGKLLRGLTTLGPGESWAIKPEPLASDSPLALDKNGENKLWSPGVRDGVQRGSEYHLVEYFGPILGIMTADTLDEAIDMVNDIEYGLTTGLHSLDSDELATWLDRVQAGNLYANRGITGAIVRRQSFGGWKKSAIGAGTKAGGPNYLHGLVDWSDAAPAGSSRSPRVPAAALLGAAERSGVTGDELDWLASALGTDATAWADEFGIARDASQLGVERNMLRYCPVNVTIRVAADAPLHHVVRAVAAGLAAESTPTVSTPIALPERIMNAMRASGVAIHFEDNAAWMKRVADLAAKQGPEASERIRIVAGASREAEVATVYAASKGKPDVAVYGGEVVSAGRVEMLPHLHEQAVSITAHRFGTPSTLSDGVI; encoded by the coding sequence GTGAGCACATCGCAGACCTCGGCATCGAATGCCACCCAGCCGCAGACTCGCCCCCAGGATCTCGCCGACGACGCCATTGCGCTCGCGAAGCGATGGTTGAGCGAGGCAGCGGACATTCCCGCTGACGCCTCGGGGGAGCGACTCGCTGGTGTTTTGAGCGACCCGAACGGTCTGGCGTTCACCGTCGGGTTCGTCGACGGCGTCGTGCGCCCCGAAGACCTGCATGCTGCGGCGAAGAAGCTGAAAGAGCTCACTCCGCTCACCCCGCAGTTCCTCCCAGCGGCGCTGCGCGGCGCGATCGGGCTCGGCGGTGCGTTCGCGAAGCCACTGCCGCAGATCGTCGTGCCGATTGCACGCCGAGTGCTGCGTGAGATGGTCAGCCACCTCATCATCGATGCGAGCGATGCAAAGCTCGGACCCGCCATCGCGAAGATCAAGAAAGACGACGTCGGCCTCAACATCAACCTGCTCGGCGAGGCGATCCTCGGTGAGCATGAAGCCGAGCGCCGCATCGCCGGAACGAAGGCGCTCCTTGCGCGCAAAGACGTCGACTATGTGTCGATCAAGGTGTCGTCAACCGTCGCCCCGCACAACCACTGGGCATTCAACGAGGCTGTCGAGCGCATCCAGAATCACCTCGCTCCGCTTCTCGAACAGGCAAAGAACGCCAGCCCGCAGAAGTTCATCAACCTCGACATGGAGGAGTACAAAGACCTCGACCTGACACTCGCCGTTTTCACCGGCATCCTGGATCGACCCGAGTTCAAGCAGCTCGAGGCCGGCATCGTTCTGCAGGCTTACCTTCCGGATGCTCTCGGCGCGATGATGCATCTGCAGGAGTGGGCTGCGCAGCGCGTCGCCGACGGCGGAGCGCCCATCAAGGTGCGCCTTGTGAAGGGCGCGAACCTGCCGATGGAGCACGTAGACGCCGCGATTCACGGCTGGCCCGCGGCGACGTGGGACACGAAGCAGGGTTCAGACACAAGCTACAAGGCAGTGCTCGACTATGCGCTGCACCCCGAGCGCATTCGGAACCTGCGCGTCGGCGTCGCCGGCCACAACCTGTTCGACGTCGCGCTGGCCTGGCTGCTCGCGAAGGCCCGCGGCGCGCAAGACGGCGTTGACTTCGAGATGCTCCTCGGCATGGCCACGGGACAGGCCGAGGTTGTGAAGCGCGATGTCGGGTCGCTGCTGCTCTACACGCCCGTCGTGCATCCGCAGGAGTTCGACGTCGCGATCGCCTACCTGATTCGTCGCCTCGAAGAGGGCGCGAGCCACGAGAACTTCATGTCTGCCGTCTTCGAGCTCAACGAGAGCGAGACCCTGTTCGAGCGTGAGAAGCAGCGCTTTCTCGCCTCTCTCGCCGATCTTGAGGCGATCACGGGCGACGGCGACGTTGAGTCGTTCGACGTGCCGAAGCCCAGCAGGCAGCAGGACCGCCGTGACTACGACGAGGCAGGCGCCGAGGCGCGCATCGAGACGCGTATCGCAGCCGGGAGAAACGGCGAGTTTGAGAACACGCCAGACACCGATCCAGATCTTGATGGCAACCGCGAGTGGGGTCGCGCGATCGCGAATCGCATGGCCGAGTCAGCGCTCGGCGTCGCACAGGTTGAAGCTGCGCACATCAGCGATGAAGCCTCGCTGAACGACGCAATCGAGCGTGGAATCTCGGCGGCCGACGCCTGGCAGGCGCTCGGCGCAGACGAGCGTGCGCGCATTCTCTACCGCGCAGGAGAGAAGCTGGAAGAACGCCGCGCTGATCTTCTGGAAGTGGCAGGCTCCGAGGCGGGCAAGACCCTCGACCAGGGCGACCCCGAAGTTTCTGAGGCCATTGACTTCGCGAACTACTACGCGATGCTCGGTCAGCAGCTCGAGCAGGTTGACGGCGCGAGCCACACATCGAAGAAGCTCGTCGCCGTCATTCCGCCGTGGAACTTCCCCATCGCGATCCCCGCGGGAGGAACCCTCGCCGGGCTCGCGTCTGGTGCGTCGGTGATCATCAAGCCCGCATCAAACTCTGCCCGCACCGGTGCGGTCATGGTGGAGGCACTCTGGGACGCTGGCGTTCCCCGCGACGTGCTGCAGCTTGCGCAATTCAGTGATCGCGAGCTCGCCTCGAAGCTCGTCTCTGACGAGCGCGTCGACAGACTGATACTGACCGGCTCGTACGAGACGGCATCGACATTCCGCGAGCTGCGTCAGGATCTGCCGATTCTCGCCGAGACCAGTGGCAAGAACGCGATAATCGTCACCCCGAACGCAGACCTCGACCTTGCGGCGAAGGACGTCGCGCAGTCGGCCTTCGGTCATGCGGGGCAGAAGTGCTCTGCAGCATCCCTCGTGATTCTTGTCGGCTCTGTCGCTAAGTCCAAACGATTCCGCAGCCAGCTTCTCGACGCCGTGCAGTCTCTCAAGGTCGGCACTCCCGAGCACCTCAGCACGCAGATGGGCCCCGTCATTACAGCGCCGTCGGGCAAGCTGTTGCGCGGACTCACGACACTCGGCCCTGGTGAGAGCTGGGCGATCAAACCTGAGCCGCTCGCAAGCGACAGCCCCCTCGCGCTCGACAAGAACGGCGAGAACAAGCTGTGGAGTCCCGGCGTGCGTGACGGTGTGCAGCGTGGATCCGAGTATCACCTCGTCGAGTACTTTGGTCCGATCCTCGGCATCATGACGGCTGACACGCTCGACGAGGCGATCGACATGGTCAACGACATTGAGTACGGACTCACGACCGGTCTGCACTCGCTCGACAGCGACGAGCTCGCTACCTGGCTCGACCGCGTTCAGGCCGGAAACCTCTATGCGAACCGAGGGATCACGGGCGCGATCGTGCGCCGCCAGTCGTTCGGCGGCTGGAAGAAGTCTGCGATCGGCGCCGGCACCAAGGCGGGTGGCCCGAACTATCTGCACGGCCTCGTTGACTGGTCGGATGCAGCGCCCGCAGGCTCTTCGCGTTCGCCCCGTGTGCCAGCAGCCGCCCTGCTGGGGGCAGCGGAACGTTCCGGAGTGACCGGAGACGAGCTCGACTGGCTGGCGTCAGCGCTCGGCACCGACGCGACAGCGTGGGCCGACGAGTTCGGTATTGCGCGCGATGCCTCACAACTCGGGGTTGAGCGCAACATGCTGCGATACTGTCCCGTCAACGTGACGATCCGTGTCGCGGCAGACGCCCCGCTACATCACGTCGTGCGTGCGGTGGCGGCGGGACTCGCTGCTGAGTCGACTCCGACGGTGAGCACTCCGATCGCTCTCCCCGAGCGGATCATGAATGCGATGCGCGCCAGCGGCGTGGCCATCCACTTCGAAGACAACGCGGCGTGGATGAAGCGCGTCGCCGATCTCGCTGCGAAGCAGGGCCCGGAGGCGAGTGAGCGCATTCGCATTGTGGCCGGGGCATCTCGTGAGGCAGAGGTGGCGACCGTCTATGCAGCGTCGAAGGGCAAGCCCGACGTCGCTGTCTACGGCGGTGAGGTCGTGTCGGCCGGTCGCGTCGAGATGCTTCCGCATCTGCATGAGCAGGCCGTGTCGATCACGGCGCACCGCTTCGGAACGCCGAGCACGCTGTCGGACGGTGTCATTTAG
- a CDS encoding iron ABC transporter permease codes for MPRTATTPSAAPTAGGRSRAPKLTTSLGAAGALVGLALLVVIAAAWHMTQGTSSTGIGELIGMLSGNGPADAEGVTTRDVLLGSRLPRAAAGILVGIALGVAGALFQSLARNALASPDTLAVTAGSYFAVTAVAAFGLAIPLWASGGVAFVGGLLAAALVLGIAGGAGASTTRLILAGTATALALQAGTSTLLILFAEETTSLFAWGSGSLSQLGLENAQRCAPVVVVATVLAILLSRRLDLLGLGDDAAAVLGVPIRATRASGILIAVVLTATAVTLAGPIGFVGLCAPVITRLTARVVPVLHKHVVMIPAAGLVGALVVIVADAVLRAIIGADAAIAVPTGVTTTLLGAVVLVLLARRIRDSGPTRQPRAARTSIHGIRRTVIATVVLAVLVVGSALVGLLAGERWLLTGDIALWLQNNAAPVIAHALDGRAPRVAAALLAGAALALAGTFVQASARNPLAEPGILGITGGAGLGAVIIVTLVSGGGVVAMTAAAIGGALIAFALVYTLSWRGGMNTDRLVLIGIGLWYGFTALTTFILVRANPWDTPAIFTWLSGSTYGRGWAEVLPVGIALVAAIPLAVVWRRELDLLSLDDDTPRLVGVARERVRFAVLITAAVLAALSVSAVGVVGFVGLVAPHAARALVGGRHARVAPVAMMLGALLLVVADTLGRTIIAPAQIPAGLIVAIIGAPYFVYLLARSRA; via the coding sequence ATGCCGCGCACCGCGACCACTCCTTCCGCCGCACCGACGGCGGGAGGGCGGTCGCGCGCGCCGAAACTCACAACGAGTCTCGGCGCCGCGGGCGCGCTCGTCGGGCTCGCCCTTCTCGTGGTGATCGCCGCCGCGTGGCACATGACGCAGGGAACGTCGAGCACGGGCATCGGCGAGTTGATCGGGATGCTGTCGGGCAACGGGCCCGCCGACGCCGAGGGCGTGACGACACGCGACGTGCTGCTGGGTTCGCGCCTGCCGCGCGCCGCTGCGGGCATCCTCGTGGGCATCGCCCTCGGTGTTGCCGGTGCGCTCTTCCAGTCGCTCGCCCGCAACGCGCTCGCATCGCCTGACACGCTCGCGGTCACTGCCGGCTCGTACTTCGCCGTCACTGCCGTCGCCGCGTTCGGCCTCGCCATTCCGCTGTGGGCGTCGGGCGGCGTAGCCTTCGTCGGCGGACTGCTCGCTGCGGCACTCGTGCTCGGCATCGCCGGCGGCGCTGGGGCATCGACGACGCGGCTGATCCTCGCCGGAACGGCGACCGCCCTTGCGCTGCAGGCCGGCACGTCGACGCTGCTCATTCTCTTCGCCGAAGAGACGACGAGCCTGTTCGCCTGGGGCAGTGGGTCCCTCAGCCAGCTGGGCCTCGAGAACGCCCAGCGCTGCGCCCCCGTTGTCGTCGTTGCGACAGTGCTGGCAATTCTGTTGTCGCGCCGCCTCGACCTGCTCGGTCTCGGCGATGACGCTGCGGCAGTGCTTGGCGTGCCGATTCGCGCGACGCGGGCAAGCGGCATCCTGATCGCCGTCGTGCTCACCGCGACGGCCGTGACGCTTGCCGGACCAATTGGGTTTGTTGGGCTGTGCGCACCGGTGATCACCCGCCTCACCGCGCGTGTCGTCCCTGTTCTGCACAAGCACGTCGTGATGATTCCCGCCGCAGGTCTCGTCGGCGCTCTCGTCGTGATCGTGGCTGACGCGGTGCTGCGCGCGATTATCGGGGCGGATGCTGCCATTGCGGTGCCCACCGGAGTGACGACGACGCTGCTTGGCGCGGTCGTGCTGGTGCTGCTTGCGCGCCGCATCCGCGACTCCGGACCGACGCGCCAGCCGCGCGCCGCGCGCACCAGCATCCATGGAATCCGACGGACGGTGATCGCCACCGTTGTTCTTGCGGTGCTCGTTGTCGGCAGCGCCCTTGTGGGGCTGCTTGCCGGTGAGCGATGGCTGCTCACGGGTGACATCGCGCTGTGGCTGCAGAACAACGCGGCTCCCGTGATCGCCCATGCGCTCGACGGCCGCGCGCCGCGCGTGGCTGCCGCCCTTCTTGCGGGCGCAGCACTCGCGCTCGCCGGAACGTTCGTGCAGGCCAGCGCTCGCAACCCGCTCGCCGAACCGGGCATTCTGGGCATCACGGGCGGCGCGGGGCTGGGCGCCGTCATCATCGTGACGCTTGTGTCGGGCGGTGGCGTTGTCGCGATGACCGCTGCGGCGATCGGCGGAGCGCTTATCGCGTTCGCCCTCGTCTACACGCTCTCGTGGCGTGGCGGTATGAACACCGATCGCCTTGTGCTCATCGGCATCGGCCTCTGGTACGGGTTCACCGCATTGACGACGTTCATCCTTGTGCGCGCGAACCCGTGGGATACGCCGGCGATCTTCACCTGGCTGTCTGGGTCGACGTATGGCCGCGGCTGGGCGGAGGTGCTCCCCGTGGGCATTGCTCTTGTCGCCGCAATTCCGCTCGCGGTCGTGTGGCGGCGCGAACTCGACCTGCTCTCGCTCGATGACGACACCCCGCGCCTTGTCGGCGTCGCGCGCGAGCGTGTGCGTTTCGCTGTGCTGATCACCGCAGCTGTGCTTGCCGCGCTCAGCGTCTCTGCGGTCGGCGTTGTCGGTTTCGTCGGGCTTGTCGCACCGCATGCCGCGCGGGCGCTGGTGGGCGGACGCCATGCTCGTGTTGCTCCCGTGGCGATGATGCTTGGCGCACTGCTGCTCGTTGTCGCCGATACGCTCGGTCGCACGATCATCGCGCCGGCGCAGATCCCCGCGGGCCTCATCGTGGCGATCATCGGAGCGCCGTACTTCGTGTACCTCCTCGCCCGCTCGCGTGCGTGA
- a CDS encoding ABC transporter ATP-binding protein → MEAIELAAEHLELSYEREAVVHDVSLEITPGAVTALIGPNGSGKSTVLRSMARLHPVTSGSIQLRVGGDTSEVRAVSARDFARRVTLLSQSRPNPSGLSVRDVVAYGRHPHRRRFSALTDADLASIDKALRLTGTELMADRAVDQLSGGELQRVWLATCLAQDTGVLLLDEPTNHLDLRYQVEILDLMRELADDHGTAVGVVLHDLNHAAAVADHVVLLSGGRVRAEGTPPEVFSAGVLSEVYGIPIVSRVDDDSGLVRVESLPRRCLARAV, encoded by the coding sequence GTGGAAGCGATTGAACTTGCGGCCGAGCATCTCGAGCTGAGCTACGAGCGTGAGGCCGTTGTGCACGACGTGTCTCTGGAAATCACGCCAGGTGCCGTCACGGCACTCATCGGCCCGAACGGCAGTGGCAAGTCCACGGTGCTGCGCTCGATGGCCCGGCTTCATCCCGTGACGTCCGGCTCCATTCAGCTGCGCGTCGGTGGCGACACGAGCGAGGTCCGCGCCGTGAGCGCACGAGATTTCGCCCGCCGTGTCACGCTTCTGTCACAGTCGCGGCCCAACCCCTCGGGGCTCAGCGTGCGCGACGTTGTCGCCTACGGCCGGCATCCTCATCGGCGGCGCTTCTCGGCACTGACCGACGCTGATCTTGCTTCGATCGACAAGGCACTGCGATTGACAGGCACAGAGCTCATGGCCGACCGCGCCGTCGACCAGCTCTCTGGGGGCGAACTTCAGCGCGTCTGGCTCGCCACGTGCCTCGCGCAAGACACCGGTGTGCTGCTGCTCGACGAACCCACCAACCACCTCGACCTTCGCTACCAGGTCGAGATTCTCGACCTCATGCGCGAGCTCGCCGACGATCACGGCACGGCCGTCGGTGTGGTGCTGCACGATCTCAACCACGCGGCAGCGGTCGCCGACCACGTCGTGCTGCTGAGCGGCGGACGCGTGCGGGCCGAGGGAACGCCGCCCGAGGTGTTCTCGGCGGGCGTCCTCTCGGAGGTCTACGGCATTCCGATCGTCTCGCGCGTCGACGACGATTCGGGCCTCGTCCGCGTCGAATCGCTGCCGCGGCGCTGTCTGGCCCGCGCCGTCTAA
- a CDS encoding NUDIX hydrolase, with amino-acid sequence MMDAERWDVTDINGFPTGRTHYRGDADWTQGDYHIVAATCVVRDDGKILITQRHAAKEFGLAWEFPGGSALEGESSRDAAARELLEETGLTPAFDAFSHVGRHVEDSALVDLYLAHVATTQLRLDPVEIANAAWVSLPDIEMRVKSGQFADPWVERLTTLWEPLQFALLTEEDVR; translated from the coding sequence ATGATGGACGCTGAACGGTGGGACGTCACCGATATCAACGGCTTCCCCACCGGGAGAACTCACTATCGTGGCGATGCCGATTGGACCCAAGGGGATTACCACATCGTCGCGGCGACGTGTGTTGTTCGCGATGACGGCAAGATTCTGATCACACAGCGTCACGCAGCGAAAGAGTTCGGTCTCGCCTGGGAATTCCCGGGTGGCAGCGCGCTCGAGGGGGAATCCAGCAGGGATGCTGCAGCGCGAGAGCTCCTCGAAGAAACTGGGCTCACGCCAGCATTCGATGCGTTCAGTCACGTCGGGCGACACGTTGAGGACTCCGCGCTTGTCGACCTTTACCTTGCGCACGTCGCCACGACACAGCTCAGGCTCGATCCAGTCGAAATCGCGAATGCGGCATGGGTCTCATTACCTGATATCGAAATGCGGGTGAAGTCAGGTCAATTCGCAGACCCGTGGGTAGAGCGACTGACAACACTGTGGGAGCCACTTCAGTTCGCGCTCTTGACCGAGGAAGACGTCCGTTAG